A section of the Ictalurus punctatus breed USDA103 chromosome 8, Coco_2.0, whole genome shotgun sequence genome encodes:
- the xkrx gene encoding XK-related protein 2 isoform X2: MLKNERCLEALVVYFKAGRKEEPYVTITRKMKLKNGKVIGSPMEWEIGHSERKLAVHRDAFKRTAVIQAFLGSTPQLTLQLYATIQEKYILPARLTLMIISLISITYGALVCSVLAIQIRYDEYKVSVKTGAYLCMVLWRGLEIATRVTSLVLFSTALTYWVVLVGLANLLIFFFQPWVEFWARRASLPENVEKNLSKLGTCVVLCLVTLLYACINIFCWSAVQLNLAEQELLEKQPRWSRLAIYYTVRLIENVALIVAWYFFKSDFYEYVCAPLLVVQLIVCYGLAVLFMLLFYQFCHPARKLFKHNVEDCLRCACCWRKEHTLVPQVPPNPDLTVQLGVRETDILEDMEAA; the protein is encoded by the exons GTGTCTAGAAGCTTTGGTAGTTTACTTCAAGGCAGGCAGAAAGGAGGAGCCATACGTAACCATCACAAGGAAGATGAAGCTAAAAAATGGTAAAGTCATCGGCTCCCCCATGGAATGGGAGATCGGCCATTCAGAGCGCAAGCTGGCTGTCCATCGTGATGCCTTTAAACGCACAGCTGTTATCCAAGCGTTCCTCGGTTCCACACCTCAGCTCACACTCCAGCTGTACGCTACCATTCAAGAGAAATACATCCTTCCTGCTAGAC ttaccCTGATGATCATCTCCCTGATCTCAATCACATACGGGGCACTGGTGTGCAGTGTGTTGGCAATCCAGATCCGTTATGACGAATACAAAGTGAGCGTGAAGACTGGTGCATATTTGTGCATGGTGTTGTGGCGTGGTTTGGAGATCGCCACTCGTGTCACCTCATTGGTACTCTTCAGCACAGCCCTAACCTACTGGGTGGTTCTGGTGGGTCTGGCCAACCTGCTCATCTTCTTCTTCCAGCCGTGGGTGGAGTTCTGGGCACGGAGAGCCTCACTGCCTGAGAACGTCGAGAAGAACTTGAGCAAGCTGGGGACGTGTGTGGTGCTGTGCCTGGTTACACTGCTCTATGCCTGCATCAACATCTTCTGCTGGTCGGCTGTGCAGTTGAACCTGGCCGAGCAGGAACTACTAGAGAAGCAGCCCCGCTGGAGCCGCCTGGCCATATACTATACAGTACGCCTCATCGAAAATGTGGCACTCATTGTTGCCTGGTACTTCTTTAAGTCAGACTTctatgaatatgtgtgtgcgCCGCTGCTCGTTGTGCAATTGATTGTATGCTATGGCCTCGCTGTGCTCTTTATGCTGCTCTTCTACCAGTTCTGCCACCCGGCACGCAAACTCTTCAAGCATAATGTAGAAGACTGCCTGCGTTGTGCTTGCTGCTGGAGAAAAGAGCATACGCTGGTTCCGCAGGTTCCACCAAACCCAGACCTCACTGTTCAGCTGGGGGTACGAGAAACAGATATCTTGGAGGACATGGAGGCAGCTTGA
- the nox1 gene encoding NADPH oxidase 1, with amino-acid sequence MANWIVNHGLETFILVVWMGINIFLFVHFYLLYDLEPRFFYTRVLLGSALSWARAPAAVLNFNCMLILLPVCRNLLSLVRGSFMCCGRTVRKQLDKNLTFHKLVAYMIALMTAVHVIAHLMNVEWFIDSRHGRFGPLAGNLSMLGYEDVGDDDHHDDDDDDDDDDSTYLNPVPSNSTTPLLFAFTTIAGLTGVVITLALILMITSSMEVIRRSYYEVFWYTHHLFIIFFAGLVFHGAGRIVRSQLANPPHNTTFCKNYPEKWGHIPECPIPQFAGGFPQTWMWVIGPMIIYICERLLRFIRYIQTVNYKKIVMHPSNVLELQLMKSGFKMDVGQYVFLNCPAISQLEWHPFTMTSAPEEDFFSVHIRSAGDWTEKLIKMVENLPEGSEGPKLGVDGPFGTASEDMFDYEVSMLVGAGIGVTPFASILKSIWYKFKDSNPKLRTRKIYFYWLCRETHAFEWFADLLQVLEKEMEERGMKDFLTYKLYLTGWDHTHAAHVMVHFDKDTDVITGLKQKTHYGRPNWDKEFEQVRQENPSSVVGTFLCGPAALAKDLENKCVKYSDVDLRKTRFYFNKENF; translated from the exons ATGGCTAACTGGATTGTAAACCATGGACTGGAAACCTTTATTTTG GTGGTCTGGATGGGCATCAACATCTTCTTGTTCGTTCACTTTTATCTGTTATATGATTTGGAGCCTCGGTTCTTCTACACGCGTGTGCTGTTGGGG TCTGCACTGTCATGGGCAAGAGCTCCTGCTGCTGTTCTCAACTTTAACTGCATGCTCATCCTCCTCCCTGTATGTCGTAACCTGCTGTCTCTGGTCCGTGGGTCCTTCATG TGCTGTGGACGAACCGTGCGGAAACAGCTGGACAAAAATCTTACATTCCACAAACTGGTCGCCTATATGATTGCTTTGATGACTG CGGTTCACGTCATTGCCCATTTGATGAATGTGGAATGGTTTATTGATAGCCGTCATGGACGTTTTGGTCCCCTTGCTGGTAACCTCTCCATGCTTGGGTATGAGGATGTCGGTGATGATGatcatcatgatgatgatgatgatgatgatgatgatgactccACTTACCTCAATCCTGTCCCGTCCAACTCCACG ACACCACTCCTATTTGCATTCACTACCATTGCTGGCCTTACAGGAGTTGTGATCACCCTCGCTCTTATCCTTATGATTACATCATCGATGGAGGTGATACGACGAAGCTACTATGAGGTGTTCTGGTACACCCACCACCTCTTCATCATTTTCTTTGCAGGCTTGGTCTTTCATGGGGCAGG GCGCATTGTTCGAAGTCAGTTGGCCAACCCGCCTCACAACACTACGTTCTGCAAAAATTATCCAGAGAAGTGGGGTCATATTCCTGAATGTCCCATTCCTCAGTTTGCAGGAGGATTTCCTCAG ACTTGGATGTGGGTGATTGGTCCTATGATCATTTACATATGTGAGAGGCTGTTGCGCTTTATCCGCTATATTCAGACTGTAAATTACAAAAAG ATTGTGATGCATCCATCCAACGTCCTGGAGCTGCAGTTAATGAAGTCTGGTTTTAAAATGGATGTTGGACAGTATGTCTTTTTGAACTGTCCAGCCATCTCCCAACTCGAATGGCACCCATTTACAATGACATCAGCCCCTGAAGAGGACTTCTTCAGCGTACACATCCGCTCAGCCGGGGACTGGACAGAGAAGCTCATCAAGATGGTAGAAAATTTACCAGAGGGGAGTGAAGGACCCAA ATTAGGTGTGGATGGTCCATTTGGAACAGCCAGTGAAGATATGTTTGATTACGAGGTCAGCATGCTGGTGGGCGCTGGCATTGGCGTGACCCCATTTGCTTCCATCTTGAAGTCCATTTGGTATAAATTTAAGGATTCCAACCCCAAGCTACGTACCAGAAAG ATTTACTTCTATTGGTTGTGCAGGGAGACACATGCCTTTGAGTGGTTTGCAGATCTGCTGCAGGTACTTGAgaaggagatggaggagagagGCATGAAGGACTTTCTTACATACAAACTCTACCTCACTGGGTGGGACCATACACAT GCAGCCCACGTGATGGTGCATTTTGATAAAGACACTGATGTTATTACTGGTCTGAAGCAGAAGACTCACTATGGAAGACCAAACTGGGATAAGGAATTTGAGCAAGTTCGACAAGAGAACCCCTC GTCAGTGGTTGGTACGTTCCTCTGTGGCCCAGCTGCCTTAGCTAAAgatttggaaaataaatgtgtgaaatattcTGACGTTGATCTGCGGAAGACCAGATTTTACTTCAACAAAGAGAACTTCTGA
- the cstf2 gene encoding cleavage stimulation factor subunit 2 isoform X2, producing MANVATAMAAVAGRDPAVDRSLRSVFVGNIPYEATEEQLKDIFSEVGLVVSFRLVYDRETGKPKGYGFCEYQDQETALSAMRNLNGREFSGRALRVDNAASEKNKEELKSLGTGAPIIESPYGDSCPAEEAPESISRAVASLPPEQMFELMKQMKLCVQNSPQEARNMLLQNPQLAYALLQAQVVMRIVDPEIALKMLHRQASVPPVNPNSQSGPLPVSNQPHAQPSAPVSQPQAMPGMHVNGAPQMMPPSQMGGGVPGPMAGQGPMPGQGPMPGPGPLGPGGGMQPQMGIPQGGPVPMDRGAVPMVDPRAPMRGAPPGPQGIPPRGLLGDGPNDPRGGSLVNVGGEVVEPRGYIGGPPPHQGPPMHMAPPDMRGPHDMRGAPMLGEPRGPMMDQRGPPMDSRAPIPPGRDPRAVETRGPVGGQRVPVAGGMQGAPSHAIPSNAPPSARPGPAPEVSSQDHEKAALIMQVLQLTPEQIAMLPPEQRQSILILKEQIQKTAGAP from the exons ATGGCGAACGTAGCAACAGCCATGGCCGCGGTTGCGGGAAGAGACCCTGCTGTAGACCGCTCTTTAAGATCTGTCTTTg TGGGGAATATTCCATATGAAGCAACAGAAGAGCAGCTGAAAGACATCTTCTCAGAAGTTGGGCTTGTTGTCAGTTTCAG GTTGGTATATGACAGAGAAACAggaaaaccaaaaggttatGGCTTCTGTGAGTACCAGGACCAGGAAACCGCACTCAGTGCCATGCGCAACCTCAATGGTCGAGAGTTCAGTGGCCGAGCTCTGCGTGTGGACAATGCCGCCAGcgagaaaaacaaagaagagcTCAAGA GTTTGGGCACTGGAGCTCCCATCATTGAGTCACCGTATGGAGACAgctgcccagctgaggaggccccTGAGTCCATTAGCAGAGCTGTGGCTAGCCTGCCGCCGGAGCAGATGTTTGAGCTTATGAAACAGATGAAA CTGTGTGTGCAGAACAGTCCTCAGGAGGCTAGGAACATGCTCCTGCAGAATCCACAGCTAGCCTATGCACTGCTGCAGGCTCAGGTCGTCATGAGGATCGTAGACCCTGAGATTGCCTTG aAAATGCTTCATCGGCAAGCTTCTGTGCCACCCGTAAACCCAAACAGCCAGTCAGGGCCTTTGCCAGTGTCTAACCAGCCTCATGCTCAGCCTAGTGCGCCAGTGTCTCAGCCTCAGGCCATG CCAGGAATGCATGTGAATGGTGCTCCCCAGATGATGCCACCTTCTCAGATGGGCGGTGGAGTGCCAGGGCCAATGGCAGGACAGGGGCCAATGCCGGGACAAGGCCCTATGCCAGGACCGGGGCCTCTGGGACCAGGAG GTGGAATGCAGCCTCAGATGGGGATCCCCCAAGGAGGCCCTGTTCCTATGGATAGGGGTGCAG TGCCCATGGTAGACCCACGGGCTCCTATGCGAGGAGCCCCTCCAGGACCCCAGGGGATTCCACCAAGAGGCCTGCTGGGTGATGGTCCTAATGATCCACGAGGTGGATCACTAGTAAACGTGGGAGGAGAAGTAGTGGAGCC CCGTGGTTATATAGGAGGCCCTCCACCGCACCAGGGGCCACCCATGCATATGGCCCCTCCAGATATGCGTGGACCTCATGACATGAGAGGAGCGCCCATGTTGGGAGAGCCCAGAGGCCCTATGATGGATCAGCGTGGTCCACCCATGGACTCTAGAG ccccaATTCCTCCAGGCCGTGATCCTCGAGCTGTAGAAACTCGGGGTCCTGTGGGAGGCCAGAGGGTTCCTGTAGCAGGTGGAATGCAGGGTGCTCCTTCTCACGCAATTCCATCAAATGCTCCCCCATCTGCCCGACCT GGTCCTGCACCTGAGGTGTCCTCTCAAGATCATGAAAAG GCTGCTCTAATTATGCAGGTACTCCAGCTGACTCCAGAACAGATCGCCATGCTTCCCCCTGAGCAGAGGCAGAGTATCCTCATTCTGAAAGAGCAGATTCAGAAAACTGCTGGTGCCCCTTGA
- the cstf2 gene encoding cleavage stimulation factor subunit 2 isoform X1 translates to MANVATAMAAVAGRDPAVDRSLRSVFVGNIPYEATEEQLKDIFSEVGLVVSFRLVYDRETGKPKGYGFCEYQDQETALSAMRNLNGREFSGRALRVDNAASEKNKEELKSLGTGAPIIESPYGDSCPAEEAPESISRAVASLPPEQMFELMKQMKLCVQNSPQEARNMLLQNPQLAYALLQAQVVMRIVDPEIALKMLHRQASVPPVNPNSQSGPLPVSNQPHAQPSAPVSQPQAMPGMHVNGAPQMMPPSQMGGGVPGPMAGQGPMPGQGPMPGPGPLGPGGGMQPQMGIPQGGPVPMDRGAGNLQDSPVGSSGPAAIERPQVPMVDPRAPMRGAPPGPQGIPPRGLLGDGPNDPRGGSLVNVGGEVVEPRGYIGGPPPHQGPPMHMAPPDMRGPHDMRGAPMLGEPRGPMMDQRGPPMDSRAPIPPGRDPRAVETRGPVGGQRVPVAGGMQGAPSHAIPSNAPPSARPGPAPEVSSQDHEKAALIMQVLQLTPEQIAMLPPEQRQSILILKEQIQKTAGAP, encoded by the exons ATGGCGAACGTAGCAACAGCCATGGCCGCGGTTGCGGGAAGAGACCCTGCTGTAGACCGCTCTTTAAGATCTGTCTTTg TGGGGAATATTCCATATGAAGCAACAGAAGAGCAGCTGAAAGACATCTTCTCAGAAGTTGGGCTTGTTGTCAGTTTCAG GTTGGTATATGACAGAGAAACAggaaaaccaaaaggttatGGCTTCTGTGAGTACCAGGACCAGGAAACCGCACTCAGTGCCATGCGCAACCTCAATGGTCGAGAGTTCAGTGGCCGAGCTCTGCGTGTGGACAATGCCGCCAGcgagaaaaacaaagaagagcTCAAGA GTTTGGGCACTGGAGCTCCCATCATTGAGTCACCGTATGGAGACAgctgcccagctgaggaggccccTGAGTCCATTAGCAGAGCTGTGGCTAGCCTGCCGCCGGAGCAGATGTTTGAGCTTATGAAACAGATGAAA CTGTGTGTGCAGAACAGTCCTCAGGAGGCTAGGAACATGCTCCTGCAGAATCCACAGCTAGCCTATGCACTGCTGCAGGCTCAGGTCGTCATGAGGATCGTAGACCCTGAGATTGCCTTG aAAATGCTTCATCGGCAAGCTTCTGTGCCACCCGTAAACCCAAACAGCCAGTCAGGGCCTTTGCCAGTGTCTAACCAGCCTCATGCTCAGCCTAGTGCGCCAGTGTCTCAGCCTCAGGCCATG CCAGGAATGCATGTGAATGGTGCTCCCCAGATGATGCCACCTTCTCAGATGGGCGGTGGAGTGCCAGGGCCAATGGCAGGACAGGGGCCAATGCCGGGACAAGGCCCTATGCCAGGACCGGGGCCTCTGGGACCAGGAG GTGGAATGCAGCCTCAGATGGGGATCCCCCAAGGAGGCCCTGTTCCTATGGATAGGGGTGCAG GAAACCTTCAGGACTCTCCTGTAGGATCATCTGGGCCGGCTGCTATCGAGCGGCCGCAAG TGCCCATGGTAGACCCACGGGCTCCTATGCGAGGAGCCCCTCCAGGACCCCAGGGGATTCCACCAAGAGGCCTGCTGGGTGATGGTCCTAATGATCCACGAGGTGGATCACTAGTAAACGTGGGAGGAGAAGTAGTGGAGCC CCGTGGTTATATAGGAGGCCCTCCACCGCACCAGGGGCCACCCATGCATATGGCCCCTCCAGATATGCGTGGACCTCATGACATGAGAGGAGCGCCCATGTTGGGAGAGCCCAGAGGCCCTATGATGGATCAGCGTGGTCCACCCATGGACTCTAGAG ccccaATTCCTCCAGGCCGTGATCCTCGAGCTGTAGAAACTCGGGGTCCTGTGGGAGGCCAGAGGGTTCCTGTAGCAGGTGGAATGCAGGGTGCTCCTTCTCACGCAATTCCATCAAATGCTCCCCCATCTGCCCGACCT GGTCCTGCACCTGAGGTGTCCTCTCAAGATCATGAAAAG GCTGCTCTAATTATGCAGGTACTCCAGCTGACTCCAGAACAGATCGCCATGCTTCCCCCTGAGCAGAGGCAGAGTATCCTCATTCTGAAAGAGCAGATTCAGAAAACTGCTGGTGCCCCTTGA